The Streptomyces camelliae genome window below encodes:
- the fbaA gene encoding class II fructose-bisphosphate aldolase, giving the protein MPIATPEVYNEMLDRAKAGKFAYPAINVTSSQTLNAALRGFAEAESDGIVQISTGGAEFLGGQYSKDMVTGAVALAEYAHILAEKYPVNIALHTDHCPKDKLDGYVRPLIAISEERVKAGRNPLFQSHMWDGSAETLADNLAIAQELLERTSAAKIILEVEITPTGGEEDGVSHEINDELYTTVEDAIRTVEALGLGEKGRYLLAASFGNVHGVYKPGNVVLRPELLKELNEGVAAKFGKPSPFDFVFHGGSGSTEQEILTALENGVVKMNLDTDTQYAFTRPVAGHMFANYDGVLKVDGEVGNKKSYDPRTWGKLAEAGMAARVVEATQNLRSAGNKIK; this is encoded by the coding sequence ATGCCCATCGCAACCCCCGAGGTCTACAACGAGATGCTCGACCGGGCGAAGGCAGGCAAGTTCGCCTACCCGGCCATCAACGTCACCTCGTCGCAGACCCTGAACGCGGCACTGCGCGGCTTCGCGGAGGCGGAGAGCGACGGCATCGTCCAGATCTCGACCGGTGGTGCCGAGTTCCTCGGCGGCCAGTACAGCAAGGACATGGTGACCGGCGCGGTCGCCCTCGCCGAGTACGCGCACATCCTCGCCGAGAAGTACCCGGTCAACATCGCGCTGCACACGGACCACTGCCCGAAGGACAAGCTCGACGGGTACGTACGTCCGCTGATCGCGATCTCCGAGGAGCGCGTGAAGGCCGGCCGGAACCCGCTCTTCCAGTCCCACATGTGGGACGGCTCCGCCGAGACCCTCGCCGACAACCTCGCCATCGCCCAGGAGCTCCTGGAGCGCACCAGCGCCGCCAAGATCATCCTGGAGGTGGAGATCACCCCGACCGGCGGTGAGGAGGACGGCGTCTCGCACGAGATCAACGACGAGCTGTACACCACGGTCGAGGACGCGATCCGCACGGTGGAGGCCCTGGGCCTGGGCGAGAAGGGCCGCTACCTGCTGGCCGCGTCCTTCGGCAACGTCCACGGCGTGTACAAGCCGGGCAACGTCGTGCTGCGCCCCGAGCTGCTGAAGGAGCTGAACGAGGGCGTCGCCGCCAAGTTCGGCAAGCCGTCCCCGTTCGACTTCGTCTTCCACGGCGGCTCCGGCTCCACCGAGCAGGAGATCCTGACCGCGCTGGAGAACGGCGTCGTGAAGATGAACCTCGACACGGACACCCAGTACGCGTTCACCCGCCCGGTCGCGGGCCACATGTTCGCGAACTACGACGGCGTCCTGAAGGTCGACGGCGAGGTCGGCAACAAGAAGTCCTACGACCCGCGCACCTGGGGCAAGCTGGCCGAGGCCGGCATGGCCGCGCGTGTCGTCGAGGCGACGCAGAACCTGCGGTCGGCGGGCAACAAGATCAAGTAA
- a CDS encoding glycosyltransferase family 39 protein, with protein sequence MTTPKPAPHLVAVGLFLGARLAGAAVLTLVATLAGQRPLALLGRSWDSVWYLGIAVHGYGHDLPSHAPGVHSDLAFFPLYPALVRAVTAVLPVTGGAAGLLISWAAAAVAAAGIYAVGELLYGRSTGIALVLLWGLLPHSVVLSMAYTEPLLTALAAWSLYALLAGNWLWAGALAALAGLSRPNGFAVAAAVLATAGCAVWRRRGKVSHRLWTGAALAPLGWAGYVLRVGLHEGDPLGGYFEVQRQWGSRFDFGRGSLHFVHLMVAHGSPFVFPVALLIVAAGTVLFVLLALDRAPVPLLVHSGVLLLIALGGSGFFECKPRFLLPAFPLLLPLARLLVRLARTRPWHTTMLVATLAGFSHLYGAYLVVYAHTPL encoded by the coding sequence ATCACCACGCCGAAGCCGGCGCCGCACCTCGTCGCCGTAGGCCTCTTCCTCGGTGCCCGGCTCGCCGGCGCGGCCGTGCTCACGCTCGTCGCCACGCTCGCCGGCCAGCGCCCGCTCGCGCTGCTCGGCCGGTCCTGGGACTCGGTCTGGTACCTGGGCATCGCCGTGCACGGCTACGGCCACGACCTGCCCTCCCACGCCCCGGGCGTCCACAGCGACCTGGCCTTCTTCCCGCTGTACCCGGCGCTGGTGCGGGCCGTGACGGCGGTGCTGCCGGTCACCGGGGGCGCGGCCGGGCTGCTGATCTCGTGGGCCGCGGCCGCGGTGGCCGCCGCCGGGATCTACGCGGTCGGCGAGCTGCTGTACGGGCGGTCCACCGGGATCGCGCTGGTGCTGCTGTGGGGGCTGCTGCCGCACTCGGTGGTGCTGTCGATGGCGTACACCGAGCCGCTGCTGACCGCGCTGGCGGCCTGGTCGCTGTACGCGCTGCTGGCCGGCAACTGGCTGTGGGCGGGCGCGCTGGCGGCGCTCGCGGGGCTGTCCCGGCCGAACGGGTTCGCGGTCGCCGCCGCCGTACTGGCCACGGCCGGCTGTGCGGTGTGGCGGCGGCGCGGAAAGGTTTCCCACAGGCTGTGGACGGGCGCGGCGCTCGCCCCGCTGGGCTGGGCGGGGTATGTGCTGCGGGTCGGCCTGCACGAGGGTGATCCGCTGGGCGGCTATTTCGAGGTGCAGCGGCAGTGGGGGTCGAGGTTCGACTTCGGGCGGGGCTCGCTGCACTTCGTGCATCTGATGGTGGCGCACGGCAGCCCGTTCGTGTTCCCGGTGGCGCTGCTGATCGTGGCGGCCGGGACGGTGCTGTTCGTGCTGCTGGCGCTGGACCGCGCCCCGGTGCCGCTGCTCGTGCACAGCGGGGTGCTGCTGCTGATCGCGCTCGGCGGGTCGGGCTTCTTCGAGTGCAAGCCGCGGTTCCTGCTGCCGGCGTTCCCGCTGCTGCTGCCGCTCGCGCGGCTGCTGGTCCGCCTGGCACGAACCCGGCCCTGGCACACGACCATGCTGGTCGCGACCCTGGCCGGGTTCAGCCATCTCTACGGCGCGTACCTGGTCGTCTACGCGCACACTCCCCTGTAG
- a CDS encoding pyridoxal phosphate-dependent aminotransferase yields the protein MTGMTSTARPHLNRRLAEFGTTIFAEMSALATATGSINLGQGFPDTDGPEEVREAAVRALREGRGNQYPPGPGIPELRTAIAGHQLRRYGLSYDPDTEVLVTAGATEAIAASLLALLEPGDEVVALEPYYDSYAASIAMAGGRRVPVTLRPDGGSFRLDLDELRAAVTDATRLLLINTPHNPTGTVLTRAELAAIAELAVERDLLVVTDEVYEHLVFDEAEHIPLATLPGMRERTVTIGSAGKTFSFTGWKVGWVTADGPLVSAVRTAKQYLTYVSAGPFQYAIAEALRLPDAYFDGFRADLRRKRDLLGDGLRAAGFEVYQPQGTYFITTDITPFGEKDAYAFCRALPERCGVVAIPNSVFYDDPDAGRSQVRFTFCKRDDVLAEATGRLRRLAS from the coding sequence ATGACCGGCATGACCTCCACCGCGCGCCCCCACCTGAACCGCCGGCTCGCCGAGTTCGGTACGACGATCTTCGCCGAGATGTCCGCCCTCGCCACGGCGACCGGGTCGATCAACCTGGGCCAGGGCTTTCCCGACACCGACGGCCCCGAGGAGGTCCGGGAGGCCGCCGTACGGGCGCTGCGCGAGGGCCGTGGCAACCAGTACCCGCCGGGGCCGGGCATCCCCGAGCTGCGCACCGCGATCGCCGGGCACCAGCTGCGCCGCTACGGGCTGTCGTACGACCCCGACACCGAGGTGCTGGTCACGGCGGGCGCGACGGAGGCGATCGCGGCGAGCCTGCTGGCCCTGCTGGAGCCGGGCGACGAGGTCGTGGCCCTGGAGCCGTACTACGACTCCTACGCGGCGAGCATCGCGATGGCGGGCGGCCGCCGGGTCCCGGTGACCCTGCGCCCGGACGGCGGCTCCTTCCGCCTGGACCTGGACGAACTGCGCGCGGCGGTCACCGACGCCACCCGCCTCCTGCTGATCAACACCCCGCACAACCCCACCGGTACGGTCCTCACGCGCGCGGAGCTGGCCGCGATCGCCGAGCTGGCGGTCGAGCGGGATCTGCTGGTCGTGACGGACGAGGTGTACGAGCACCTGGTCTTCGACGAGGCCGAGCACATCCCCCTCGCCACGTTGCCCGGGATGCGCGAGCGCACGGTCACCATCGGCTCGGCCGGCAAGACGTTCTCCTTCACCGGCTGGAAGGTCGGCTGGGTCACGGCGGACGGTCCTCTCGTCTCCGCCGTCCGGACGGCCAAGCAGTACCTGACCTACGTCAGCGCCGGCCCGTTCCAGTACGCGATCGCCGAAGCTCTGCGGTTGCCGGACGCGTACTTCGACGGCTTCCGCGCCGACCTGCGCCGCAAGCGCGACCTGCTCGGCGACGGCCTGCGCGCGGCCGGGTTCGAGGTCTACCAGCCCCAGGGCACGTACTTCATCACCACCGACATCACCCCCTTCGGCGAGAAGGACGCCTACGCCTTCTGCCGCGCGCTGCCCGAACGCTGCGGTGTCGTCGCCATCCCGAACTCCGTCTTCTACGACGACCCCGACGCCGGCCGCAGCCAGGTCCGCTTCACTTTCTGCAAGCGGGACGACGTGCTCGCCGAGGCCACCGGTCGCCTGCGACGCCTCGCGTCCTGA
- a CDS encoding helix-turn-helix domain-containing protein gives MAVVVGKHAPDFFALTDREREVLLLLATGEQNRWLARRLGIAERTVRAHTASIVRKLDLKSRFEAAIVSHLYADDIRGARS, from the coding sequence ATGGCCGTCGTCGTAGGAAAGCACGCTCCCGACTTCTTCGCTCTCACCGACAGAGAGCGGGAGGTCCTGCTGCTGCTCGCCACCGGTGAGCAGAACCGGTGGCTCGCCCGCCGTCTCGGCATCGCGGAGCGTACGGTGCGGGCGCACACCGCCAGCATCGTGCGCAAGCTCGATCTCAAGTCGAGGTTCGAGGCGGCGATCGTCTCGCACCTGTACGCCGACGACATCAGAGGCGCACGAAGCTGA
- a CDS encoding polyamine aminopropyltransferase: protein MIEPHAPAPPRVPPHWTGPARLPVRPGTGRFLVLVCVFVCAACGLVYELELVAFASYLMGDSVTQASVVLSVMVFAMGVGSLGAKRLRWHAAAGFGAIETTLALIGGCSAMALYAVFAWTGGWGGVWADGPRFLLVAFSLAIGLLIGAEVPLLMELIQRIRLQDAGGAVADLFAADYVGALVGGLAFPFLLLPFLGQLTGALVTGTVNVVAGGALVLGLFRRDLSHRARWTLLLVGLTVLGVLASAAALAGDFERAARHAVYGQDVRVAVQTDVQEVVLAGGTDGKPLDLFLDGRLRVGGRDERRYHEALVHPALSGGAHARVLILGGGDGMAAREVLRVRGVRRVDLVEIDSGLVRLARHDPGLAAANGHAYDDPRVHVVTADAFGWLRGAPASAYDVVIADLPDPGITASTKLYSQEFYGLARHVLAPGGRLVVHAGAVTTRPRVFWTVAATLRAAGFATSPYRVLGHDSGFAAGPDRSAGASRAPHDWGFLLAAPGRTAPPLRLGAGHSRTLTRAGLTADATAAGRTWIPGLPASTLVHPRY from the coding sequence GTGATCGAACCGCACGCCCCCGCGCCCCCGCGCGTCCCGCCCCACTGGACAGGCCCCGCCCGGCTGCCCGTCCGGCCCGGCACCGGGCGGTTCCTGGTCCTCGTGTGCGTCTTCGTCTGCGCGGCCTGCGGGCTGGTGTACGAACTCGAACTCGTCGCGTTCGCCTCGTACTTGATGGGCGACTCGGTCACCCAGGCCTCCGTCGTGCTGTCCGTCATGGTGTTCGCGATGGGGGTCGGCTCGCTCGGCGCCAAGCGGCTGCGCTGGCATGCGGCGGCCGGCTTCGGCGCCATCGAGACGACCCTGGCGCTCATCGGCGGATGCAGCGCGATGGCGCTGTACGCCGTCTTCGCCTGGACCGGCGGCTGGGGCGGGGTCTGGGCCGACGGCCCGCGCTTCCTGCTGGTCGCCTTCTCCCTCGCCATCGGTCTGCTCATCGGCGCCGAGGTGCCGCTGCTGATGGAGCTGATCCAGCGCATCCGGCTCCAGGACGCGGGCGGCGCGGTCGCCGACCTGTTCGCCGCGGACTACGTCGGCGCGCTGGTCGGCGGCCTGGCCTTTCCCTTCCTCCTGCTGCCGTTCCTGGGCCAGTTGACGGGCGCGCTGGTCACCGGCACGGTCAACGTGGTGGCGGGCGGCGCCCTCGTCCTCGGCCTCTTCCGCCGCGACCTGTCGCACCGGGCTCGCTGGACCCTGCTCCTCGTCGGCCTCACCGTCCTCGGCGTCCTCGCCTCCGCCGCCGCCCTCGCCGGCGACTTCGAACGCGCCGCCCGGCACGCCGTCTACGGCCAGGACGTCCGGGTCGCCGTGCAGACGGACGTGCAGGAGGTCGTCCTGGCCGGCGGCACCGACGGCAAGCCGCTCGACCTCTTCCTCGACGGCCGGCTCCGCGTCGGCGGCCGCGACGAACGCCGCTACCACGAGGCCCTCGTCCACCCGGCCCTGTCCGGCGGCGCCCACGCGCGCGTGCTCATCCTCGGCGGCGGCGACGGCATGGCCGCCCGCGAGGTGCTGCGCGTGCGCGGGGTGCGCCGCGTCGACCTCGTCGAGATCGACTCCGGCCTGGTCCGACTCGCCCGCCACGACCCCGGCCTCGCCGCCGCCAATGGCCACGCCTACGACGACCCCCGCGTCCACGTCGTCACGGCCGACGCCTTCGGCTGGCTGCGCGGGGCGCCCGCCTCGGCGTACGACGTCGTGATCGCCGACCTGCCCGACCCCGGCATCACCGCCAGTACCAAGCTGTACTCCCAGGAGTTCTACGGCCTGGCCCGCCACGTCCTCGCCCCCGGTGGCCGGCTCGTCGTGCACGCCGGGGCCGTCACCACCCGCCCCCGGGTCTTCTGGACGGTGGCCGCGACCCTCCGCGCGGCGGGCTTCGCCACCTCCCCCTACCGGGTCCTCGGCCATGACTCCGGCTTCGCGGCCGGCCCCGACCGCTCGGCCGGTGCCTCCCGCGCCCCGCACGACTGGGGCTTCCTGCTGGCGGCCCCGGGACGCACCGCGCCGCCGCTGCGCCTGGGCGCCGGCCACTCGCGCACCCTCACCCGGGCCGGCCTGACGGCGGACGCGACGGCGGCCGGGCGGACCTGGATCCCAGGGCTGCCCGCCTCCACGCTGGTGCATCCGCGGTACTGA
- a CDS encoding ABC transporter ATP-binding protein, translating into MLDGGVHLLATIVLMGMTSLPLLGITSGVLVVVGVAIGVVMPRIRQVTTRAQTSVGELGAALDRALGAARTVKANGGEATETARAVAAAEDAYQAGLAGARYHALIAVLSTLVVQASFLAVIGLGGALVATGSLDLAALIAFLLYLFNLGGPVFSLVGGTTSLQQGLGALARIEEVQRMQVETDVDESPAQPVGPPPQVTLDDVTFAYPGRPTTLDRVSLTAPAGGVTALVGPSGSGKTTVFSLLQRFYDIDSGRILLDGTDITTLSRAEVRRRIAYVEQDTPMLAGTFRENLLYAAPDTTEEEVSRVLRDTLLDSLVARLPQGLDTEIGVRGLALSGGERQRLAIARALLRRPQVLLLDEATAHLDGLSETALRHTVERAARRCTVLLIAHRLSTVTSARHTVLLADGRVHDHGLHGELLGRSALYRDLAATQLTATGT; encoded by the coding sequence CTGCTCGACGGCGGCGTTCACTTGCTGGCGACCATCGTGCTGATGGGCATGACGAGCCTGCCGCTGCTCGGCATCACCTCCGGCGTCCTGGTGGTGGTCGGCGTCGCCATCGGTGTGGTGATGCCACGCATTCGCCAGGTCACCACACGCGCGCAGACGTCGGTCGGCGAGCTCGGTGCCGCGCTCGACCGCGCGCTCGGCGCCGCCCGCACCGTGAAGGCCAACGGCGGCGAGGCGACGGAGACCGCGCGGGCCGTGGCCGCCGCCGAGGACGCCTACCAGGCCGGACTGGCCGGCGCCCGCTACCACGCCCTGATCGCGGTGCTCTCCACGCTGGTCGTCCAGGCGTCCTTCCTCGCCGTCATCGGCCTCGGTGGCGCGCTGGTCGCCACCGGCTCCCTCGATCTGGCCGCGCTGATCGCCTTCCTGCTGTACCTCTTCAATCTCGGCGGCCCGGTGTTCTCCCTCGTCGGCGGCACGACCTCGCTGCAACAGGGCCTCGGCGCGCTCGCCCGGATCGAGGAGGTGCAACGCATGCAGGTCGAGACGGACGTCGACGAGTCGCCCGCGCAGCCCGTCGGCCCGCCGCCCCAAGTGACCCTGGACGACGTCACGTTCGCCTACCCGGGCCGCCCCACGACCCTCGACCGGGTCAGCCTCACCGCTCCGGCCGGCGGCGTCACCGCGCTCGTCGGCCCGTCCGGCAGCGGCAAGACGACCGTCTTCTCACTCCTCCAGCGGTTCTACGACATCGACTCAGGCCGCATCCTCCTGGACGGCACCGACATCACCACCCTCAGCCGGGCCGAAGTCCGCCGCCGTATCGCGTACGTGGAGCAGGACACCCCGATGCTGGCGGGCACCTTCCGCGAGAACCTGCTGTACGCCGCCCCCGACACCACGGAGGAAGAGGTCTCCCGGGTACTGCGCGACACCCTCCTCGACTCCCTCGTCGCCCGGCTCCCCCAGGGGCTGGACACCGAGATCGGGGTGCGGGGCCTGGCCCTGTCCGGAGGTGAACGACAGCGGCTGGCCATCGCCCGGGCGCTGCTGCGCCGCCCGCAGGTGCTCCTGCTGGACGAGGCGACCGCACACCTGGACGGACTGAGCGAGACCGCACTGCGGCATACGGTGGAGCGAGCCGCGCGGCGGTGCACGGTGCTCCTGATCGCCCACCGGCTGTCCACGGTGACCTCCGCCCGCCACACGGTGCTGCTGGCCGACGGCCGCGTACACGACCACGGCCTGCACGGCGAACTCCTGGGGCGCAGCGCGCTGTACCGGGACCTGGCCGCCACCCAGCTGACCGCCACGGGAACATGA
- a CDS encoding DUF2617 family protein: MLTTLNTSYTDTRAADLAWALGREPLPALATLDLELTGVKLQLRLLGASHQVLLEEERGICSETVACIPGSSTPLPLGVAKRVGDWEYEFAARVELLTPGSFAGRAQELLALVSDHPHGLAGVFPGSPHAFTAMLAQRHEGQVHWRTWHAYPQDGQLVATRTRVGARMPTAAA; encoded by the coding sequence ATGCTCACGACCCTGAACACCTCCTACACCGACACGCGCGCCGCCGACCTCGCCTGGGCCCTGGGACGCGAACCGCTGCCCGCACTGGCCACCCTCGACCTCGAACTGACCGGGGTGAAGCTCCAGTTGAGACTGCTCGGCGCGTCCCACCAGGTGCTGTTGGAGGAGGAGCGCGGCATCTGTTCGGAGACGGTCGCGTGCATCCCCGGCTCCAGCACCCCGCTGCCGCTCGGCGTCGCCAAACGCGTCGGCGACTGGGAGTACGAGTTCGCCGCCCGCGTCGAACTGCTCACGCCCGGCTCCTTCGCGGGCCGCGCCCAGGAGTTGCTGGCTCTGGTCTCCGACCATCCGCACGGCCTGGCGGGCGTGTTCCCGGGCAGCCCGCACGCCTTCACCGCGATGCTGGCCCAGCGGCACGAGGGTCAGGTGCACTGGCGGACCTGGCACGCCTACCCGCAGGACGGCCAGCTGGTCGCCACCCGCACCCGCGTGGGCGCCCGGATGCCGACCGCAGCCGCATAA
- a CDS encoding helix-turn-helix transcriptional regulator, whose product MAEEPTDPRAILRGGLPGRYLAPEDLVAMFGLPSVDTFYQWRRKRIGPPGFRVGRYLRFDPAAVRAWVTEQTAPEDAA is encoded by the coding sequence ATGGCCGAAGAGCCGACCGACCCCCGCGCGATCCTGCGCGGCGGTCTCCCTGGCCGCTACCTCGCCCCCGAAGACCTGGTCGCCATGTTCGGCCTGCCGAGCGTCGACACGTTCTACCAGTGGCGCCGCAAGCGCATCGGCCCGCCCGGCTTCCGCGTCGGCCGGTACCTGCGCTTCGACCCCGCCGCCGTCCGCGCCTGGGTGACCGAGCAGACCGCCCCCGAAGACGCGGCATGA
- a CDS encoding aldose 1-epimerase produces MSNEDITLTAGTAEVHVSPANGGRISALRVDSLELLRQGDRFGCFPMVPWCGRIREGRFPEGGIVRQMPLNSPPHAIHGTARDGAWKTARVARNEAVITYDLVDPWPHPGRVTQVVTLAEDSLTLTMSVEARHDSFPAQIGWHPWFNRNLGGQDVTLDFEPAWQEERGDDHLPTGNRIDPKPGPWDDCFGMPDGVDVTLTWPGQLELKVTSHEEWVVVYDEQAEAVCVEPQTGPPNGLNTLPRLVTPLEPLEATTTWSWRRL; encoded by the coding sequence GTGAGTAACGAAGACATCACGCTGACCGCGGGCACCGCAGAAGTACACGTCAGCCCCGCCAACGGCGGCCGTATCAGCGCCCTCAGGGTCGACTCCCTGGAACTGCTCCGCCAAGGGGACCGCTTCGGCTGTTTCCCCATGGTCCCCTGGTGCGGCCGGATCAGGGAGGGCCGCTTCCCCGAAGGCGGCATCGTCCGCCAGATGCCGCTGAACTCCCCGCCGCACGCCATCCACGGCACCGCACGCGACGGCGCCTGGAAGACCGCGCGGGTCGCTCGGAACGAGGCGGTGATCACGTACGACCTGGTCGACCCCTGGCCGCACCCGGGCCGCGTCACCCAGGTCGTCACGCTCGCCGAGGACAGCCTGACGCTGACCATGTCGGTGGAGGCCCGGCACGACTCCTTCCCGGCGCAGATCGGCTGGCACCCCTGGTTCAACCGCAACCTCGGCGGCCAGGACGTGACGCTCGACTTCGAGCCCGCCTGGCAGGAGGAGCGCGGCGACGACCATCTGCCCACCGGCAACCGCATCGACCCGAAGCCCGGCCCCTGGGACGACTGCTTCGGCATGCCCGACGGCGTCGACGTCACCCTCACCTGGCCCGGACAGCTGGAGCTGAAGGTCACCAGCCACGAGGAGTGGGTCGTCGTCTACGACGAGCAGGCCGAGGCCGTGTGCGTGGAGCCGCAGACCGGCCCGCCCAACGGCCTGAACACGCTCCCGCGCCTGGTCACCCCGCTGGAGCCGCTGGAGGCGACGACGACCTGGAGCTGGCGGCGCCTCTAA
- a CDS encoding chloramphenicol phosphotransferase CPT family protein produces the protein MASGRIIFLNGTSSSGKSSIARELVEIMDDGVFFHMAVDGFNAMRTKRELGAAELDAALRRTRMGFHRSIAAMAEVGNDVVVDHVLSEPWRLLDCLTVLRPEDVLFVGVHCPPDELARRELARGDRPPGLAAHQYDLVHGHGDYDLECDSSAASPRECAQRIKEFLPHRPRPTAFTRLRRRYLTGSQESPTA, from the coding sequence ATGGCATCTGGTCGGATCATCTTCCTGAACGGCACCTCCAGCTCAGGGAAGTCGAGCATCGCCCGGGAGCTTGTGGAGATCATGGACGATGGCGTCTTTTTCCACATGGCGGTCGACGGCTTCAACGCGATGCGCACCAAGCGGGAACTCGGGGCCGCAGAGCTCGACGCCGCGCTGCGGCGGACCAGGATGGGCTTCCACCGCTCGATCGCGGCCATGGCAGAGGTGGGAAACGACGTCGTGGTCGACCATGTGCTGAGTGAGCCGTGGCGGCTGCTCGACTGCCTGACGGTGCTACGTCCCGAGGACGTACTGTTCGTCGGTGTCCACTGCCCGCCGGATGAACTGGCCCGCCGCGAGCTGGCCCGGGGCGACCGCCCGCCGGGCCTCGCGGCGCACCAGTACGACCTGGTCCACGGTCACGGCGACTACGACCTGGAGTGCGACTCCAGCGCGGCAAGCCCACGCGAATGCGCGCAGCGGATCAAGGAGTTCCTCCCGCACCGCCCCCGCCCCACCGCCTTCACCCGTCTCCGCCGACGCTACCTGACGGGCAGCCAGGAATCTCCCACGGCGTGA
- a CDS encoding SRPBCC domain-containing protein, producing MEHQVFVPVPVDPLRSALADPARVARAVPGLQQDAGADPVAGRLKLRVGGHSVTYRGAVRITPREDGAYDVTGDATEARGTGTVKLALTLRLTETEGGTTVTAEGTADADGRIAELPAEAVSSAATRLLNRFLENLAEPVREPEEREPEETLEAPEPEEAPEPEEAQEPEEAPEAPETPEAEHPSVFDTEVPPPSLDPATDRFSDDFTDTGEPPAEAAHARRTMIGRSAEEVDHAPPRGRYAPVPAPQTITGNQALRWAAPAAAVALASAIVVTRALRKRR from the coding sequence ATGGAGCACCAGGTCTTCGTCCCGGTCCCGGTCGACCCGCTCAGGAGCGCCCTCGCCGACCCCGCACGCGTCGCCCGCGCGGTCCCCGGCCTTCAGCAGGACGCCGGTGCCGACCCCGTCGCCGGCCGGCTGAAGCTGCGCGTCGGCGGACATTCCGTCACCTACCGGGGGGCCGTACGGATCACACCCCGCGAGGACGGCGCGTACGACGTCACGGGGGACGCCACCGAGGCCCGGGGCACCGGCACCGTGAAACTCGCCCTCACCCTGCGCCTCACGGAGACCGAGGGCGGTACGACCGTCACGGCCGAGGGCACGGCGGACGCGGACGGCCGCATCGCGGAACTCCCGGCGGAGGCGGTGAGTTCGGCGGCGACGCGCCTGCTGAACCGTTTCCTGGAGAACCTGGCGGAACCGGTGCGGGAGCCGGAGGAGCGGGAGCCGGAGGAGACACTGGAGGCACCGGAGCCCGAGGAGGCACCGGAGCCCGAGGAAGCGCAGGAGCCGGAGGAGGCACCGGAGGCACCGGAGACACCGGAGGCGGAACACCCCTCGGTCTTCGACACCGAGGTCCCCCCGCCCTCCCTGGACCCCGCGACGGACCGCTTCTCGGACGACTTCACCGACACCGGCGAACCCCCCGCCGAGGCCGCGCACGCCCGCCGCACGATGATCGGCCGCAGCGCCGAGGAGGTCGACCACGCCCCGCCGAGAGGCCGCTACGCCCCGGTCCCGGCCCCCCAGACGATCACCGGGAACCAGGCCCTGCGCTGGGCGGCCCCGGCGGCGGCCGTGGCCCTGGCGTCGGCGATCGTCGTGACAAGGGCACTTCGCAAGCGCAGGTGA
- the pyrE gene encoding orotate phosphoribosyltransferase, which yields MTDVRGALLQQIKDKAVVHGKVTLSSGLEADYYVDLRRVTLDGVAAPLVGQVLLDLTADLEFDAVGGLTMGADPVAAAMLHAAAARGQRLDAFVVRKAAKAHGMQRRVEGPDIAGRRVLVVEDTSTTGGSPLTAVEAVREAGAEVVAVATIVDRATGAAEKIEAGAGVPYRFAFSKDELGLD from the coding sequence ATGACGGACGTACGCGGCGCGCTGCTGCAGCAGATCAAGGACAAGGCCGTGGTGCACGGCAAGGTGACCCTCTCCTCGGGTCTGGAGGCCGACTACTACGTCGACCTGCGCCGCGTCACCCTGGACGGCGTGGCCGCCCCGCTGGTCGGTCAGGTGCTGCTGGACCTGACGGCCGACCTGGAGTTCGACGCGGTCGGCGGCCTGACCATGGGCGCCGACCCGGTCGCGGCCGCCATGCTGCACGCCGCCGCCGCGCGCGGGCAGCGGCTGGACGCGTTCGTCGTGCGCAAGGCGGCGAAGGCGCACGGGATGCAGCGGCGGGTCGAGGGCCCGGACATCGCCGGCCGGCGGGTGCTCGTGGTCGAGGACACCTCCACCACCGGCGGCTCCCCGCTCACCGCGGTGGAGGCCGTGCGCGAGGCCGGCGCCGAGGTCGTCGCCGTCGCGACCATCGTGGACCGGGCGACCGGTGCCGCCGAGAAGATCGAGGCCGGTGCGGGCGTTCCGTACCGGTTCGCCTTCTCGAAGGATGAACTGGGTCTGGACTGA